The Niastella koreensis GR20-10 genome includes a window with the following:
- a CDS encoding glutathionylspermidine synthase family protein — protein MKRIAIQPRNNWQQAVEKLGFGFHTSNVPYWDESAYYSFSMEEILTIEQATVDLWQLCLQAVQYTIDNKLYDRFHIPAAFVPYLEQSWEEEYPSIYGRFDFCYRDGQVKLLEFNADTPTSLFEAGIIQWFWLQDLDNSKDQFNSIHEKLIAHLVEVRSYLYPGPLHFACLKETLEDFTNVQYLRDCAMQAGIDTRFIFVEDIGWDPQQRIFADIENKPIKNLFKLYPWEWLMGDEFGKNILLDENEALFIEPAWKMILSNKAILPLLWELFPNHPNLLPAYFTSEQLTSYVKKPILSREGANIDLVVDSDVICHTDGEYGGEGYIYQQLFSLPDFDHNYPLIGSWIIGEQPAGIGIRESNTLITDNVSRFIPHLIG, from the coding sequence ATGAAACGAATTGCTATACAACCCCGTAATAACTGGCAACAGGCTGTAGAAAAATTAGGCTTTGGTTTTCATACCAGCAATGTGCCTTACTGGGATGAGAGCGCTTATTATTCCTTTTCCATGGAGGAAATACTTACAATAGAACAGGCTACTGTTGACTTGTGGCAACTATGCCTGCAGGCTGTGCAATATACCATTGATAATAAATTATACGACCGCTTTCATATTCCGGCTGCATTTGTTCCTTACCTGGAGCAAAGCTGGGAAGAAGAGTATCCTTCAATTTACGGCCGCTTTGATTTTTGTTACCGCGATGGACAGGTGAAGCTGCTGGAGTTCAATGCCGATACGCCTACCAGCCTGTTCGAGGCGGGTATTATTCAATGGTTCTGGTTGCAGGACCTTGATAATAGCAAAGACCAGTTTAACAGTATTCATGAAAAACTGATAGCGCACCTGGTTGAAGTACGCAGTTATTTATATCCTGGTCCCTTACACTTCGCCTGTTTAAAAGAAACCCTGGAAGATTTTACCAATGTTCAATACCTGCGCGACTGCGCCATGCAGGCCGGCATCGATACCCGTTTTATTTTTGTGGAAGACATTGGCTGGGATCCTCAGCAGCGGATCTTTGCAGATATAGAGAATAAACCAATAAAGAACCTGTTTAAACTCTATCCCTGGGAATGGCTGATGGGGGATGAGTTTGGTAAAAACATCCTGCTCGATGAGAATGAAGCGTTGTTTATTGAGCCCGCCTGGAAAATGATCCTTTCCAATAAGGCTATCCTGCCTTTGTTATGGGAGCTATTTCCCAATCATCCCAACCTGTTGCCTGCCTATTTTACCAGTGAACAGCTAACCAGCTATGTAAAAAAGCCCATTCTTTCAAGAGAAGGCGCCAATATAGATCTTGTTGTTGACAGTGATGTAATATGCCATACCGATGGCGAATATGGCGGGGAAGGATATATTTACCAGCAATTGTTTTCCCTGCCTGATTTCGATCATAACTATCCGCTTATCGGAAGCTGGATAATTGGGGAGCAACCTGCCGGTATTGGCATCAGGGAATCCAACACCCTGATCACTGACAATGTAAGCAGGTTTATCCCGCATTTGATAGGCTAG
- a CDS encoding cellulose binding domain-containing protein, with the protein MNRILLLITLLVLGWQGAVFAQAPALPVKGTLDQTLITNRSFTNSSQPDTVTIPISLTASYTLEVKARVNSATGRGLDLEGRNQQYKGFRLTLDTARLASTASLTTPQILSSARAGDEYVIRVAVKNDTVFYYQNGAYLQSQPLATIKDIVNGVETAPPSLDTITGPNLIVNWKGIPPDTLGKPIRYGWSRSDGDTTLFNTANSGSGVRYLDINAGSGSNTETYNGATYTGRIMYIRWDFNGASTMAYCFPVTLEANQRYKFSWLKAYINNAGSGPKSMTVGIGTTPTIGGRIATQTFNTTGTRVLTQEDFSFTAQAAGKYYITITGDWALFSIAELSLYKLIANAGIVPRFVFGKNYPAGAVDMQITTANYAEGAWAPDAMQPGPRQTVVLTGNRQNIPTSFNTNFVVPGKTDVHVTGEVTPYVNASVSLNSDNAWLFFDNIKPSRVISDWLGTVTLNGQPAANGSNVRVAIYGNGAVVIPNGIASQQKAITLYTGENFTGDSVSYEIFTIHDSLGVYDNRFRSFRLKRGYSVTLGSNAQGLGFSKVYIADMQEIAVPVMPKGLYDKVSFVRAFKWDYVSKKGWAGGGTPLEQVNATWSYDWSAGGATTVNTQYVPIRQNGGWPDFNTIYNKQNSNHLLGFNEPDHTDQANMTVDQAIDQWPQLLQSGFRLGSPAPSSPNSWLKQFMDKCDSLNYRVDFTAVHCYWNSRVSGGRADSWYSGLLSTYNTYGNKRPIWITEWNNGANWTGEAWPADTASAFQKQLSDLKLILQVFDTTSFIERYSIYNWVQYQRAMVLADTLTPAGKYYAANKSALAYTSDTTVYKPADIYNHTWRIAAPILKGALSTDYKKVQLSWLDINGDLGTKYVIERKTNKDTAYIRVAELFLDSNYAEGGTVNYSDSITYDTARYRISAISYEGNRSWYSASLLWTTDPQAQPPLLTGRAVAATQINLSWTMPTNSRAYRLKRSLTRNGTYTIVADYVKDTTYQDKKLTPDTTYYYTIASLNSGGESMYRDTILVATPVLQTPDSVLHPRIASGDARITLTWDFQYDAFYKVLRATAQSGPYDTIASGIDSLKYVDRGLTNEQDYYYQVMAYNDAGQGPGTLLAGKPVQGQYLYLHFDDTTSSLAEDVWGGNHALLASAAVHNTGYKGQALQLKGTAASYAMLRDTGAVKELTDFTIATWVNVKTLSSWMRIFDFGSGTSQYMFLTPQAGTTGGLPILRYGIKNGADEQLVSYPFAFPLNSWTHLAVSQTGSVVKLYVNGQVVATNNAVTVHPANLGATTQNYLGKSQYNDPLLNGLIDEFRIYNYALSDTEVNRLASGLELKKYQVITFAAPGNKRIGDEVALSALASSGLPVSYISSDSTIAQINNQGIVALNRAGAVTITAVQPGNDLFNGAQLAQAFTVLPYNVSVQHVNANGASTTSNSIRPYLKVVNNDSVPLNYKGLTMRYWLTPENYSGLNVWIDYAALGNTVKAQYVSLPEPKNGAFGYVEYLFDSAAGVLPAGGNTGAVQSRISNTNWGNFNEQDDYSYTQNTTYTLNEKITLYRNGKLIGGTEPAAVAPVRQFSVLAQTLGSGQNTINTNIQLKNTGNVPVNYEDIKLRYWFTADGNAPLQSWIDYAALGASNITGAFTRLPDLRSGADAYLEFSFLPSAGVFYPLCNTGNIQSRVAKTDWSVFDQQNDYSTPSSRSLTDNNRITVYYKGQLIAGVEPSQAAASARMKLPSEQQDAVEQRFQLYPNPVKENLIIRLPRVHSGAYCQVYNTEGILVAAVIIRNTAQQLPVKQLAAGIYHIVIHNGSDIMSRKIIKE; encoded by the coding sequence ATGAACAGAATTCTACTACTCATCACTTTACTAGTGTTGGGGTGGCAAGGCGCTGTCTTTGCGCAGGCGCCCGCGCTGCCCGTAAAAGGAACACTTGACCAAACATTAATTACCAACCGGTCATTTACAAACAGCAGTCAACCCGATACGGTAACGATCCCAATTTCTTTGACCGCCAGTTATACGCTGGAAGTAAAAGCCCGGGTGAACAGCGCTACCGGCCGCGGTCTTGACCTGGAAGGCCGCAACCAGCAGTATAAAGGCTTCCGGCTAACGCTCGACACGGCCAGGCTTGCCAGCACCGCTTCGTTAACCACACCGCAAATTCTGTCATCTGCAAGGGCAGGTGATGAATATGTAATAAGAGTTGCGGTAAAAAACGATACGGTGTTTTATTATCAGAATGGCGCCTACCTGCAATCGCAGCCACTGGCTACCATTAAAGACATTGTGAATGGTGTGGAAACTGCTCCGCCTTCCCTCGATACTATAACGGGTCCCAACCTCATTGTCAACTGGAAAGGCATTCCACCCGATACGCTGGGCAAACCGATCCGGTACGGATGGTCGCGCAGCGATGGTGACACCACTTTATTCAATACAGCCAATTCGGGCAGTGGCGTTCGTTACCTGGACATCAACGCAGGTTCAGGCTCAAATACAGAAACCTATAACGGCGCCACCTATACCGGACGTATAATGTATATTCGCTGGGATTTCAATGGTGCGTCCACCATGGCTTATTGTTTCCCGGTAACGCTGGAAGCCAATCAGCGATATAAATTCTCATGGCTGAAAGCGTACATCAACAATGCCGGCAGCGGGCCTAAATCCATGACGGTTGGTATTGGAACAACGCCCACCATTGGCGGCCGCATAGCCACCCAAACATTCAATACAACCGGTACCCGCGTGCTCACACAGGAAGATTTTTCTTTTACGGCACAGGCTGCCGGTAAGTACTACATTACTATTACCGGCGATTGGGCGCTGTTTTCAATAGCTGAATTAAGTCTGTATAAATTGATCGCCAACGCCGGAATAGTTCCCCGGTTTGTTTTTGGTAAAAACTATCCCGCCGGTGCAGTAGACATGCAAATAACAACGGCGAACTACGCGGAAGGCGCCTGGGCGCCCGATGCAATGCAGCCTGGTCCCCGGCAAACAGTAGTGCTCACCGGCAACCGGCAAAATATCCCTACCTCGTTTAACACCAACTTTGTAGTGCCTGGTAAAACCGATGTGCATGTAACCGGGGAAGTTACGCCGTACGTAAATGCTTCGGTGAGCCTGAACAGCGATAATGCCTGGCTTTTCTTCGACAACATAAAACCATCGCGGGTTATCAGCGACTGGCTGGGAACGGTAACCCTCAATGGTCAGCCTGCTGCCAATGGAAGTAATGTCCGGGTTGCTATTTATGGCAACGGAGCGGTGGTAATACCCAATGGCATTGCCTCGCAGCAAAAAGCAATTACCCTGTACACCGGTGAAAACTTTACGGGTGATTCCGTCAGCTACGAGATCTTTACCATCCACGACAGCCTGGGCGTGTACGATAACCGGTTCAGATCATTCAGGCTGAAAAGAGGGTATTCTGTTACACTGGGCTCCAATGCGCAGGGCCTTGGTTTTAGCAAAGTATACATTGCCGACATGCAGGAGATAGCTGTACCGGTTATGCCTAAGGGCCTGTACGACAAAGTTTCATTTGTACGTGCTTTTAAATGGGATTATGTAAGTAAAAAAGGCTGGGCCGGTGGCGGAACGCCCCTGGAACAGGTAAATGCCACCTGGAGCTACGACTGGAGTGCAGGCGGCGCTACCACGGTGAATACCCAATACGTTCCCATTCGCCAGAACGGCGGCTGGCCCGATTTCAATACCATCTATAATAAACAGAACAGCAACCACTTGCTCGGTTTTAATGAACCCGATCATACCGATCAGGCCAACATGACCGTTGACCAGGCTATTGACCAATGGCCGCAACTGTTACAATCGGGCTTTCGCCTTGGTTCACCCGCGCCCAGCTCACCCAACAGCTGGTTGAAACAGTTCATGGATAAATGTGACAGTTTAAATTACCGGGTAGATTTTACTGCGGTGCATTGTTACTGGAACAGCCGGGTTAGCGGCGGCCGTGCAGACAGTTGGTACAGCGGGTTGCTGAGTACCTATAATACATATGGCAACAAACGGCCCATCTGGATCACAGAGTGGAACAACGGCGCCAACTGGACGGGCGAGGCGTGGCCTGCCGACACGGCATCGGCATTTCAAAAACAATTAAGCGATCTGAAGCTGATCTTACAGGTATTTGATACCACTTCATTTATAGAACGGTATTCCATTTACAACTGGGTGCAATACCAGCGCGCGATGGTGCTGGCCGATACGCTAACGCCCGCAGGAAAATATTATGCGGCTAATAAATCGGCCCTCGCTTATACATCTGATACAACGGTTTACAAGCCGGCCGATATTTATAACCACACCTGGCGGATTGCAGCGCCCATCTTGAAAGGCGCACTGTCTACCGATTATAAAAAAGTGCAATTGTCTTGGCTCGATATCAATGGAGACCTGGGCACTAAATATGTGATCGAACGAAAAACCAATAAGGATACTGCTTACATCCGGGTCGCAGAATTATTTCTTGATTCCAATTATGCGGAGGGTGGAACAGTAAATTATTCGGATAGTATTACCTACGACACGGCACGTTACCGGATATCCGCAATCAGTTATGAAGGGAACAGGTCGTGGTATTCGGCCAGCCTGTTATGGACAACTGATCCCCAGGCCCAACCACCCCTGCTGACTGGCAGGGCGGTCGCTGCCACGCAGATCAATCTCAGTTGGACAATGCCCACCAACAGCCGCGCTTACCGGCTAAAAAGAAGTTTGACACGTAACGGTACGTACACGATCGTGGCAGACTATGTAAAGGACACTACTTACCAGGACAAAAAATTAACACCCGATACTACCTACTACTATACGATCGCGTCGTTGAATTCAGGCGGTGAAAGCATGTATAGAGATACCATCCTGGTTGCAACGCCGGTATTACAAACGCCTGACAGCGTGCTGCACCCGCGTATTGCCTCAGGTGATGCCCGCATTACGCTCACCTGGGATTTTCAATACGACGCATTCTACAAGGTGTTGCGTGCAACTGCACAATCCGGTCCATATGATACCATCGCATCGGGTATTGATTCATTAAAGTATGTAGATAGGGGCCTTACCAATGAGCAGGATTATTATTACCAGGTAATGGCTTACAACGACGCAGGCCAGGGACCTGGAACGCTGTTGGCAGGTAAACCCGTGCAGGGCCAGTACCTGTATCTGCATTTCGATGATACAACCAGTTCATTGGCTGAAGACGTATGGGGTGGCAATCACGCCTTATTAGCTTCCGCCGCTGTTCATAATACCGGTTATAAAGGACAGGCGCTGCAGCTCAAGGGCACCGCCGCTTCCTATGCAATGCTTAGGGACACAGGCGCCGTAAAAGAATTGACCGATTTTACCATTGCCACCTGGGTGAATGTAAAAACCCTTTCCAGCTGGATGCGCATTTTCGATTTTGGAAGCGGTACCAGTCAATACATGTTCCTGACGCCACAGGCAGGAACAACCGGTGGATTGCCCATTCTGCGATATGGAATTAAGAATGGCGCCGACGAGCAGCTGGTCAGTTATCCTTTTGCCTTTCCGTTGAACAGCTGGACGCATCTGGCGGTTTCGCAAACTGGATCTGTAGTAAAGCTATACGTGAATGGTCAGGTGGTGGCAACCAATAATGCCGTTACAGTACATCCCGCCAACCTGGGCGCTACCACGCAGAACTATCTTGGCAAATCGCAATACAACGATCCGCTGCTCAATGGACTTATCGATGAATTTCGCATTTATAATTATGCCTTGTCCGATACAGAGGTAAACCGCCTGGCATCGGGACTCGAACTTAAAAAATACCAGGTAATTACATTTGCAGCGCCGGGCAATAAAAGAATTGGGGATGAAGTGGCGCTTTCAGCCTTGGCCAGTTCAGGATTACCTGTATCCTATATTAGTTCAGATTCCACTATTGCTCAGATAAACAACCAGGGAATAGTAGCACTCAACAGGGCAGGGGCGGTTACCATTACAGCGGTACAGCCCGGCAATGATCTGTTTAATGGCGCACAGTTGGCGCAGGCATTTACAGTGCTTCCATATAATGTTAGTGTTCAACATGTGAATGCAAATGGCGCCAGTACCACCAGTAATTCCATTCGTCCTTATTTAAAAGTAGTGAACAACGATAGTGTGCCCCTGAACTATAAAGGCCTTACTATGCGCTATTGGTTAACCCCCGAAAACTACAGCGGCCTAAATGTATGGATTGATTATGCTGCGTTGGGTAATACAGTAAAAGCACAGTATGTATCGCTGCCGGAACCAAAAAACGGCGCTTTTGGCTATGTAGAATATTTATTCGATTCCGCTGCCGGTGTTTTACCGGCGGGTGGCAATACAGGAGCGGTGCAGTCCCGGATCTCCAATACGAACTGGGGTAATTTTAATGAACAGGACGATTATTCCTACACGCAAAACACCACCTATACGTTGAACGAAAAAATCACCCTTTACAGAAATGGAAAGTTAATAGGCGGAACTGAGCCTGCAGCTGTTGCGCCGGTGCGACAATTTTCGGTGCTTGCCCAAACCTTGGGCTCCGGTCAGAATACGATCAACACGAATATCCAGCTTAAAAATACTGGCAACGTTCCGGTAAATTATGAGGACATTAAACTGCGGTATTGGTTTACAGCCGATGGCAACGCCCCCCTTCAATCCTGGATCGATTATGCGGCGCTGGGTGCATCAAATATAACCGGCGCCTTTACCAGGTTGCCAGACTTGCGCAGCGGCGCCGATGCCTACCTGGAGTTCAGCTTCCTGCCTTCGGCCGGCGTCTTTTATCCGCTTTGCAATACTGGCAACATCCAATCCCGGGTTGCCAAAACAGATTGGTCAGTTTTTGACCAGCAAAATGATTACTCCACTCCATCCTCGCGATCGTTGACCGACAATAACCGGATCACCGTATATTACAAAGGGCAATTGATCGCAGGTGTTGAGCCTTCACAGGCAGCCGCTTCGGCCAGAATGAAGTTACCCTCAGAACAGCAGGATGCAGTTGAGCAACGGTTCCAGTTGTATCCGAATCCCGTCAAAGAAAATCTAATCATCAGGTTACCACGGGTACACAGTGGTGCTTAT
- a CDS encoding two-component regulator propeller domain-containing protein, producing the protein MLVRLGLVLAIFAASLPSKASDSIPITRLNIDRGLSNNSVRCIFQDHNGFMWFGTYDGLNRYDGYDFKVFRNVLEDTNSLPHNFIYVVTEDSSYNLWVGTGQGIAIYDLVTGKFHLASYQQKENGPIYRITSHVGSMAVDKAGNVYVGTNGTGLMVAKKGSRIAKQIPLLEHGSWTADYNVTSIEIDKAGKVWLFVAHVGLCEFNEKTQQIVPVNAQLTDAVVMQFDNQGNLWIGSAAGLYQYQPVTHSLLLKYSRQNSNRQSNRIASLLVGNDSKIWVGTHGGGAVVLDQGDGSIKQLQAGDSPYELSGEVVSAIYEDRDGRKWIGTLNGGIDIYYPEQQFFHTISHLQFGKNDLVSNFASCFLEHSDGTIWVGTDGGGLSIWDRRTGRFSSYKNDPGKTGTLTNNHVSSIIQDYKGEVWVATFGGGINKWNPLTKTFTSYKCRNEVAGMENDNVWIMFEDTNKVLWATTFGSGMLYYLNRSTNRFEVFSQHLVDLLSICQDKGGVLWAGTAHELIRIDPADKKHIRYEIGKPVRGILEDKVGNLWIGAEGGGLILFDRQSGKVLKRFTVKDGLSNNGVLNILEDNNDNLWMSTFNGLSEYNTKTNTFRTYFQDDGLQSNQFLYGAAHKLSSGEMLFGGIRGFNIFNPALVPVANYDPAVLITDLQINNLPLSQADAYIKQTLQGKITAIQMPYNDASLSVNFTALEYGKPNKIRYAFFLEGWDKDWNYAGNIRQANYTKLHEGNYVLHVRATNTEGNWSAKELKLQIKVLPPWYRSWWAYSLYALFFIWAVVFYQRYRINQAKLKYDVALAKANASKEKAEREKAEAEYKIHLAETEMEKIQVEKEQEINDKRLSFFTNITHEFRTPISLIINPVKELLQNSEVNKKDQGVLKLVYRNARRLLNLVDQLLLFRKAEAGADRLRIAQLDLTNLCREVFLAFEHQAQTANIRYTYKSPPGAVEIYADREKLEIVFFNLLSNAFKYTPAGGSITLELAEDTGTATVLVKDTGYGIPAHIGEQLFDRFYQVRHIAPAKPGFGIGLYLVKHFVSSLKGNIWYESEEGKGTAFHVQLLKGNRHFDEEMIVPEATASTGIFQELVDTDYPPETPASETNKVNELDALVNEKKSILVVDDDSETVAYLSRLFGESFIVFTAGNATDGLKLAGKHVPDIIISDINMDGVSGIGFCINIKEDPNLSHIPVILLTGNSAQQTRLEGLEGGADDYITKPFDKDLLLARVQNILKSRTTLQKYFYNTITFGKTAYKVAPEYQQFLDNCIRIVEAHLDNPDFGIKMLAAELHMGQSNLYKKIKSICGQPPIAFIRFIRLRKAAKLLMETDNNITQAAFEAGFNDIKYFREQFTKLFGLRPSEYVKTFRKGRGKHSSADDPADN; encoded by the coding sequence TTGCTTGTCCGGCTTGGACTGGTGCTTGCTATATTTGCAGCCAGCCTTCCTTCCAAAGCCAGCGACTCCATACCCATCACCCGGCTTAATATCGACCGGGGTCTATCCAATAATTCTGTCCGGTGTATTTTCCAGGACCACAATGGGTTTATGTGGTTTGGTACTTATGATGGTTTGAACCGCTATGATGGTTATGACTTCAAAGTGTTTAGAAATGTTCTGGAAGACACCAACTCCCTCCCGCATAATTTTATTTACGTAGTCACTGAAGACAGCAGCTATAACCTGTGGGTAGGCACAGGGCAGGGGATTGCCATTTATGACCTGGTAACCGGCAAATTTCATTTGGCTTCCTATCAGCAGAAAGAAAATGGCCCTATATACCGCATCACAAGCCATGTAGGCAGTATGGCGGTTGACAAAGCGGGTAATGTATATGTAGGCACTAACGGAACCGGTTTGATGGTGGCGAAAAAAGGCAGCCGCATTGCAAAACAGATCCCGCTGTTGGAACATGGCAGCTGGACCGCCGATTATAATGTTACGTCTATCGAAATAGACAAAGCGGGTAAAGTGTGGCTGTTTGTTGCTCACGTGGGGCTTTGTGAATTCAATGAAAAAACACAACAGATCGTTCCGGTAAATGCACAGCTCACCGATGCCGTAGTGATGCAGTTCGATAACCAGGGCAACCTGTGGATAGGCTCAGCAGCCGGTCTTTATCAATATCAGCCCGTTACGCATTCGCTGCTATTAAAATACTCCCGGCAAAACAGTAACCGGCAGTCAAACCGCATTGCCAGTTTGCTGGTAGGCAATGATAGTAAAATATGGGTGGGCACCCACGGTGGCGGCGCCGTTGTGCTTGACCAGGGAGACGGCTCCATAAAACAATTACAGGCAGGCGATAGCCCGTATGAATTGTCGGGCGAAGTAGTGTCGGCAATCTATGAAGACCGGGACGGAAGAAAATGGATTGGAACACTCAATGGCGGGATTGATATTTACTATCCCGAACAGCAATTCTTTCATACCATTTCACATCTTCAATTCGGGAAGAACGACCTGGTAAGCAATTTCGCTTCCTGCTTCCTCGAACACAGCGATGGAACAATCTGGGTAGGAACCGATGGGGGCGGACTTAGCATCTGGGACCGGAGAACAGGCAGGTTTTCCAGTTATAAAAATGATCCCGGAAAAACAGGTACACTTACCAACAATCACGTAAGCAGTATAATCCAGGATTACAAAGGAGAGGTATGGGTAGCCACCTTTGGCGGTGGTATTAATAAGTGGAACCCGCTTACAAAAACATTTACGTCCTATAAGTGCAGGAATGAAGTGGCCGGTATGGAGAACGACAATGTGTGGATCATGTTCGAGGACACAAACAAAGTGTTATGGGCAACCACCTTCGGCAGTGGAATGCTTTACTATTTGAACCGGTCGACAAACCGGTTTGAAGTGTTTAGTCAGCACCTGGTTGATCTGTTATCTATCTGCCAGGATAAAGGCGGTGTATTATGGGCCGGCACGGCGCATGAGCTGATCCGTATTGATCCGGCTGATAAAAAACATATTCGTTATGAAATTGGCAAACCGGTGCGTGGGATCCTTGAAGATAAAGTTGGTAATCTGTGGATAGGAGCCGAAGGCGGGGGACTTATTCTTTTTGACCGGCAAAGCGGCAAAGTGTTAAAACGCTTTACGGTAAAAGATGGCCTCTCCAACAATGGGGTATTGAACATCCTCGAAGACAACAATGACAACCTTTGGATGAGCACGTTCAACGGGTTATCTGAATACAATACTAAAACCAATACTTTCCGAACCTATTTTCAGGATGATGGATTGCAAAGCAACCAGTTCCTCTATGGCGCCGCCCATAAATTGAGCAGCGGCGAAATGCTTTTTGGCGGCATCCGTGGGTTCAACATTTTTAACCCGGCATTGGTACCGGTTGCTAATTACGATCCTGCCGTGCTGATAACAGATCTGCAGATCAACAACCTGCCCCTGTCGCAGGCTGATGCCTATATAAAACAAACGTTGCAGGGAAAAATAACGGCCATTCAAATGCCATACAACGATGCTTCCCTGTCGGTTAATTTTACCGCATTGGAATATGGCAAGCCTAACAAGATCAGGTATGCGTTTTTCCTGGAAGGGTGGGATAAAGACTGGAACTATGCTGGCAATATCCGCCAGGCTAATTATACCAAATTACATGAAGGCAACTATGTATTACATGTAAGGGCTACCAATACCGAAGGTAACTGGTCGGCGAAAGAATTGAAACTACAAATAAAAGTGCTGCCGCCCTGGTACCGCTCGTGGTGGGCTTATAGCCTGTATGCACTGTTCTTCATTTGGGCAGTTGTATTTTATCAACGGTATAGAATAAACCAGGCGAAATTGAAATATGATGTGGCGCTGGCAAAAGCCAACGCCAGCAAAGAAAAAGCAGAACGCGAAAAGGCGGAGGCTGAATATAAGATCCACCTGGCCGAAACCGAGATGGAAAAAATACAAGTGGAAAAGGAGCAGGAGATCAATGACAAGCGGCTGTCGTTTTTCACCAACATCACGCATGAGTTCAGAACACCCATCAGTTTGATCATTAACCCGGTAAAGGAGCTGCTCCAAAACAGCGAGGTAAATAAAAAAGACCAGGGTGTGTTGAAGTTGGTTTACCGCAATGCCCGCAGGTTGCTGAACCTTGTTGACCAGTTGCTTTTATTCCGCAAGGCAGAAGCAGGTGCAGACCGGCTCCGCATCGCACAACTTGATCTTACTAATTTATGCCGGGAAGTTTTTCTGGCATTTGAGCACCAGGCCCAAACCGCCAATATCCGGTACACCTATAAATCACCCCCAGGCGCCGTTGAGATCTATGCCGACCGCGAAAAGCTGGAGATCGTTTTTTTTAACCTGTTATCCAACGCATTTAAATATACGCCGGCAGGCGGCAGCATTACCCTTGAATTGGCTGAAGATACTGGTACGGCCACTGTTTTGGTGAAAGATACAGGGTATGGTATTCCGGCGCATATAGGCGAACAATTGTTCGACCGGTTTTACCAGGTGCGGCATATCGCCCCTGCCAAACCCGGCTTTGGCATCGGTTTATATCTTGTAAAACATTTTGTCAGCAGTTTAAAAGGTAACATCTGGTATGAAAGCGAAGAAGGGAAAGGAACGGCATTTCATGTGCAGTTGCTGAAAGGTAATCGGCACTTCGATGAAGAAATGATCGTGCCGGAAGCCACTGCATCAACCGGTATTTTCCAGGAACTGGTTGACACGGACTATCCACCCGAAACGCCAGCCAGCGAAACAAATAAGGTAAATGAGCTGGATGCACTGGTGAACGAAAAAAAGTCCATCCTGGTGGTGGACGACGACAGCGAAACAGTGGCTTATCTGTCGCGGCTCTTTGGGGAAAGTTTTATTGTATTTACTGCCGGCAATGCCACAGATGGATTGAAACTGGCAGGAAAACATGTACCCGATATCATCATCAGCGATATTAATATGGACGGCGTGAGCGGCATCGGGTTTTGTATTAATATCAAGGAGGATCCCAACTTAAGCCATATCCCTGTTATTCTGCTTACCGGTAACAGCGCCCAGCAAACAAGACTGGAAGGGTTGGAAGGCGGCGCAGATGATTACATCACCAAGCCGTTCGATAAGGACTTGTTGTTGGCACGGGTACAGAACATTCTCAAAAGCCGCACCACGCTGCAAAAATATTTCTATAATACCATCACTTTTGGGAAGACTGCTTATAAGGTAGCGCCGGAATACCAGCAGTTTTTGGATAACTGCATCCGGATCGTGGAGGCCCACCTCGACAATCCAGATTTTGGGATTAAAATGCTGGCTGCCGAACTGCATATGGGCCAGTCGAACCTATATAAGAAGATCAAATCCATCTGCGGCCAGCCACCGATTGCTTTTATCCGGTTTATCCGGCTTCGCAAAGCTGCCAAATTACTTATGGAAACTGATAATAATATTACCCAGGCAGCATTTGAAGCCGGGTTCAATGATATCAAATATTTCCGCGAGCAGTTCACCAAGCTGTTCGGACTACGGCCTTCTGAGTACGTAAAAACCTTTCGCAAGGGACGCGGTAAACACAGCTCCGCTGACGATCCTGCTGATAATTAG